ATATTTTCCCCCAAAACTTTGAGCTTCGCGTATATCTCCCTAGCGAGTCAAGCTGTTTATTTGACAATTGTTTTTCTTTACTTCTATAAACCCTAAGCTGCTTTAGGTAGATTTTGGTATTTGAATTTGCTCTGATTGAAGTTTCGAATTCTTGATCGTTGGCCTTTGAACCCGCCTCCAATTTGAATTAGAAGGTATTTTTGTCGTTTGAATCGTCGACGTTCCTAGATTTGAGTTTTTTGGGTTCTGAGCTTAAATTTTCGATCGTTGGTGATTAGATCCCGGTCCAACCGATATTATGATGCGTATCACTGTTTTATCGTCGTTAATATTTCCTTGAATTTTCCTGGAAATGCATAATACTTTCTGTAAAatctgtttttatttattaagctgacatagttttatataatttctctgATTCTTTCTGGAAGTAATATAACCCTTTATAAGATTTGAGAATTTGGATTCTGGCAAAAGTATGTTTGGTTGCTGACAAACAGGTTACAAACCTAACTTATGTTTGGTCTTGAATTGTTCTCTGTTCCTTGTATTTGAAGATCGAGTTCCCCATTAGCATCTGTTTGGTTAATGCTTCTGACCAATCAAAGCACATGttatttttgatttatttcactTGTCCAGCAATCTCTTAAGCGATTAAGGAAGCATTTGTTTCACATATCCACAGAGCACTCAGACAGCGCCAAACAGGATGACCAACAGCAGCATGAAGATTTGTAGTTTTTATTTGCAGCGTGACCATGATTTAGTCGAAGTCCCTATGTTCTTTATCTCCACTTCGTCCTGTTTTGTTCCTTTGAATTTTGTATACGATAGTTCTCTGTACTCATGTATGGCTCAAACTTATCTGTCGCCAGTTGTAACATACATTTGTAATACGTGCCTATATACATAAATCAGATTACACTGCTCTGGTATTGAGACAGAAACAGTTTTCCCTCGTGCCTTCTGGTACTCCAGGAGCAGCTAATAATTTTCTCTAAAACAGTTTTTCATCAGTTTAGCTAgttgtttgctttttttttttttttttttttttattttattttattttacttttttttcgcTGTTACATAGATCAGTTTGGGTTTGAGGGTTTCATGTTATTTTCAGATAAATGTTAAAAGCAGTGTAATGATTTGCGTTAAAAtggttgttctttttttttttttttttttccttttttttgtagAGGCTTGTATCTTTAAGACAACAGGATGTGCACTCTATCTTCGGTTTTAAAGGAGGTTTTTGTGCCGACTCAATCCATCACCTTTCTCATTATTGGCCTTTTTGAATCTGGTTGATCGGAGTAATGCAGATGAATAATAATGGCCCGGTAACCAAAGAATTGGCAGAACTAAATCACCAAATGCAAGATGAGCGCAAGGAAATGAGGGTTGGGGTTACCGGTGAGGGCCAAGGGCTCTCGGAAGAAGATGAGTATCAGATTAATAAGGATGCAGAAGACGTTGACGTTGGGCAATCAGAAGCAGTCCAAGACAAAGCGCATGCCCCAGATGTCTTTCAGAGCTCGCAGCAACAGCCTCAAGGGCCTGTGGTTCGCTGGGAGAGGTTTCTACCTCGTAGGTCTCTCCAGGTTCTACTGGTGGAAAATGATGATTCAACTCGGCAGGTTGTCAGTGCATTACTTCGAAATTGTGGCTACGAAGGTAAATTCTCTCAATTCCTGGAAAACTTTTGATGTTGAATTTGAAACTTCCATATAATATCAAACTTGTTGCTGAAAACTTCCATATATCTTGAAGTTGGCATTCGAAAgacaatttcttcttctttactgTCGTTTTGGAGACTGAAATCGTTTGTGTAACATTCTATCTATTTTAAATGCCATATGCTTGGTGAGTGATTGGTATCTGAATGTTGTcattaatcatattttaatttcatattcaaTGGGAGCACGACAGTTTGTCATTTTTGGCATCTCTTCTCAAGCAAACCTAACTGTTAATCACTCTTGGCAGTTACAGCAGTAGAAAATGGTCTACAAGCTTGGAAAATCTTAGAAGATCTTACTACTCATATTGATCTTGTTTTGACTGAGGTAGTTTTGCCTTGTTTATCGGGCATTGGCCTTCTATGCAAGATAATGAGCCACAAAACTTGCAAGAATATTCCTGTGATTAGTGAGTATATTGCTATCACCATTTCTCCCATGTAAAAGTAATATGATATTATCCTCTTATATTTAACCAATTGATACTTTTAACTGCTACACCTGGTGAGTTTTATGTGCAGTGATGTCATCTTATGATTCTATGAACATAGTCTTTAAGTGTTTGTCAAAGGGTGCAGTCGACTTTTTAGCAAAGCCTATTCGAAAGAATGAGCTTAAGAATCTTTGGCAGCATGTTTGGAGAAAATGCCACAGCGTGAGTTGCTATAGTTATCCCATATTCTCCAAGAAACTATATTTTGGACCGATTATTCACTTTAAACTTCATGCCGGTTCTTATTTACGCATTTATTGACCCTGAACGCCAATTAGAACTATACCAACTATAAAGAATCCGCTTATTTTGCTGGAGTCGTGCAATTTGACGAAATTTGACCTAGGagatatttttctattctttcatCAGTCTAGTGATAGTGGAAGTGAAAGTGGTATACAcacacaaaaatcaacaaaGTTGAAAAGTGGTGAAGAGTCAGACAACAACACTGGAAGcaatgatgaagatgatattGGAAGCATTGATTTGAATGTTAGGGGTGGAAGTGATACTGGAAGTGGCACTCAGGTATTAAACTCTTTTTTTCAGTTAGTAGGTTATGAAATCTTTGTGAATGATCTTCAAACTGTGTCTTTTAAGTTTCAACCTCCGCCTTTACTATACTTCAATATTTCCTTGAACTAATTTTCTTGCGTTAATGATCACAATTGTTTTCTCTTTATGGCTCCTATCGCCTTATCCCACGATGAAGTTCTAGCCTTGTGaccatttcttttgtttttacgTAATGTTGGATGTAGCAACAATTGCTTACCTTTTCAATCTTGGCATCAACAATTGAAAATACCAGACATTTACATAAAAAACTTATACCAGCCTTCCATAAAAGCTTCTATGAAGTATATGCCTCATGTTGAGGAGTAAAAAGAGGAGGCACCCATACAAACGGTGTTGTGGAAGCATACCTTGACTAAAGGAGAGAGATGTAACTTGTGATAAAGACAAGGTAGAGGCATAACAATAGTTTGTGCAAAGCCTCCACCTTCTATCTTGGTCCATTTCAAAGGATCAGGACAGAAGGCATCCCCCTACATAAGGATGCATGTACGCAGTACACAAGCTTGGACTGATAATTATGAATCATAGACTTCATTATAAGCACCAATAATGCAAAACTTAATACCAACCATCCATAAAAGTGTATGAAATGTTATGCacgtattttttcaattaagaggAGGAAGGAAATTTATGCGAGTATCAATAATTATTCTTTGAAAGGACACCTGTACAAACGGTGTCATGGCAGCATACTTTGAATTCGTGAGAGAGATGTGATTTGTGAGAAAGACAAGGTAGAGGCATAACAATGGTTTGTGTGAAGCCTCCACCTTCTATCTTGGTCCTTTTCAAGGGATCAGGATAGGTGTCCCCCTGCATAATGAGGATGCATGTCCAGCTTGGTGAGCCCTTTCTACAGCTACTAAGGCAAGACCCTTAATCCATCTCAGAGAAGCCCCATAAGCACATAGTAAGTTCAGTACTAACTGTTTGGTAGCTTGGGGCCATTGCCTCTCTTGGTGCCATGGACAATGGGCAAGTTGTCCTGCAACCAAAAACCCAGAAATGTTGTCTTTCATTGCTTAAGGATCGGCCTGTTTGGAACACAACTGTTCTCAgatattttcaaactatttcattactattcactactattcacaaactattttactactatttatagatattatgagatatttttaatatccaaacgggTTTAGGCCACGCTGGAGAATGTGCAGTGCCTTTACTGTTTCCAGcataattatcaaaattttaaagcaTTCATGATGTTGACAGACAAACACAAATCATCCCAAACTTCCAACATGGTTGTAGCGAGTGTTTCCTCTATGTGCTTAATTTCCCATTTGGTCTAAATTAAGGATTACTCATAGTgtcttagagcattagcattggattcatcattttcatattcaaaatttgatgaaaaatacatgtttttcataaatcaaaaaATCTCTATCCATAAGcctacattggattagctattagattcatcaaaataataatataatattattttgttaataataatatttttaatttatttttttcatattttacaattacactaactatattttaattaataatttaatttgatatttaaattattatttcctaacttaaatatattgtggctcaaaattaggaaacaataatttaaataaataaaataatggttatagagtgtgaatagcgagtcttcaaatttgaagatgaagatgaatgtactgtagctaaaagcttgacatttgagcatatggtgaatccaatgcCAGAATTTTAAAgccaaaatcatcaaattttgaagattggactcatttgatgagtccaatgctagtgctcttaaTCAATTTACATTTGGTTCATATTAATGTTATATGCTTTGTGAACTCCATATATAGTCAGATAAAATGTTCCTCAGTCTCTATGGCTCGAGTGTTTTTGGAATCGATGGTTctctaaaatgtttttttttaaggaagattgttaatttcaaggtttgaaaaaaaaaaatcttagcaAACCCCATTGTGTTAATTTCAAATACTTCACATTCAGgctgtcttttttatttaatatttttggtttaataTGTTGGGATTAATATGTTTTTGTGCATGATATACTTTCCCTACTTTCTAATTGTTTAAATTGTTATGACTGATAGTTATCTTAACAGTTTACTgtgaaaaaaatctcatttttggtcTACTTTACTATCTAagtctaattattattatagttttgcTGACTATAATGTGACAAATAACGGGATAATATCTTATTTATGTGCAGATGCAAATTGAGAAATATAAGAGAAGCAAATCATACTTTCCCTAGTGCAGCgcagatttttttttggacaCCCCTATATGAGATATAATGCATTGGACAATGtaaaaagattataatgtttAGAGTTGAATGACCATAAATAGGTGTCCCTTTTTATGATCGACGCATGTGTATGTATTTAAACAGAGATGGATAATTGAATGTGTCAATTAAAGAGATTGCACAGGTTGGATGTAATACAGGAAAGATGGATAATGCCAATGTGTGCAGTAGTAAGGAGTAATATGCTTCAAATTAAGGGCACTGCCAGGACGGTGAGATGTCAGACTGGAACATGGACTGAGACTGTATAATAGAACATAAAATAAGTtatgatttgaattttgaggtGAGGAAAACCCTAGACTCAGCAGAATTACTAAAAGGGATTCATTTAGCCAGGCATGATTGGATGAGATACTATTGAGtatcaacaaaaaatatatgtatttgtggTGGCTAAATATTATGTTCTTAATCTTTCTGATTTTAGGCCCCATAATCCAAACTAAAGCCTACTTGAAATTTTGTATGCATATATGCAGACATCTTGGACAAAAAGGGCAGCAGAGGTTGACACTCCCCAACCTATGTCACCATGGGAAGAGTTAGATGATCCTCCTGATAGCACTTGTGCCCAGGTTATCCCTTCAAGGACTGAAGCCTTTGGCAACAACTGGGTGCCGGTGACGGCAACAAGGGAGCATGAAGGGCAGGATCATGAGCTTGGTATGATCCATTTGACACCTCACTCTGATATATCTTTACTCTTATCTACTATCTGctgcttttcttttctgttttgaaTATTTAGGCAATGTTTCCATGGGCAAAGACTTGGAGATAGGAATATCTAGAATTCCAAATTTGCAGCTTGAAAACCCAAGTGCAAAGGGATTGACCAACTTAGCTGGCACTAGTGAAGAAAAGATCTCTGAAATGAACTCAAAGAAAGATAATGAGAAGCTGCAGAAAGGACGAGTGGAGCTCAACAGTGAGAAACCAAATGGCGAAACAAGGAACCAAGCTGATGATCTAGTGGGTCTGATATCTAACGATACCGATCCTCAGATAGAACCTGTTGTCTTTGACATCCCAAATGGTATCTCCAAGGTATCCAACTTGAAAGATAAGACTATCTTTGACAATAAGGAAATACCTTCCCTTGAACTCAGTTTAAAGAGGCTGAGAGATTTTGGAGACACAGGGACAAGTGCCCATGACCGAAATGTTTTGAGACATTCAGACCTTTCAGCCTTCTCAAGgtataatgatattttaaattcagaTTACATCTATATCCTGAGCTAGCTGTCCACAAATTTGATGGTCACATCTATTTTATTACTAGCAGGTATAATTTTGCATCAAATGCTATTCAGGCTCCAACAGGGAATGTTGGTAGCTCTTCTCCTCATAACAGCTCAGAGGCAGAAAAAACTGAATCACCGCAAAAATTTCGATCTAACTCTAATAGCACACATCCCAATCAGTGTTCCAATGGTagtagtagtaataataatgaCATGGGCTCAACTACTAATAATGTTTATACTAAACAAGTGGCATTCAGTGACAAGCCAACACCCAATTCTGCATTCAAATATCTTCGTCCGTCCTCTGCCTTCCAACCAGTGCAAAATGGCCATACTTCTCCCACTCAGCCCATAATACAAGGTAAGACAGATGCAGCAATAGCTAGCACGGTTTCGGCACAAACAAGGGACATCAAACAGCCGGTCCAAGTCCagcaccatcatcatcattatcaccaccaccaccaccatgtGCATAACATGCCCCAGCAGAAGCTAGCCAGCCAAGATGATTTATCTTCTAAAAACATTGCAGTGGAAGCTCCACAGTGTGGGTCTTCAAACATATTGAGTGCACCTCTTGAGGGCAAGGCTGGCTATCAAAGTATGCATGGAAATGGCTCGGGAAGTAACCACGGGAGCAATGGGCAGAATGGAAGCATCACAGATTTAAATGCTAGAGGAACAAACATGGAAAGTGATAACGGGGTAGCTGGAAAAGGGGGAGTGAGTGATGTAACAGGATTTGCAACCAGAAGTGGAATTGATACAAACCATTCTGCACAAAGAGAGGCTGCTTTAAATAAATTCCGtcagaagagaaaagagagatgcTTTGAGAAGAAGGTAAGTATAATTTTAACAACGTGGCACCAACAATTCATTGAATCATCCCTTGACATGCAATTAGTGGCATATTTTCCCATCCAAAAAtacatggcataatttgattcggaagataaattttaaaatttaaatcttataaatcaaatcatacTATGGGGATGGTATATGGTGTAAAGGCCTTCAAATAGCACTACTCGTTGTTCTTGCATTTTCAGTATAATCTTCATTTCTATGATTTTGGAGGAGATACGAGAGAAATATCTCTTTACATAATCTTCTCCAGGTCCGATACCAGAGCAGGAAGAAACTGGCAGATCAGAGACCACGAATTCGAGGACAATTTGTTCGACAGGCAGTGCACAAGAAGGAAAGCAAGGACACACATTGCTAACCTTACTTGTCCCATATTCTGGAATTTTCTACATGATATTGACACCAGCTGTGTACACGAGGGGATGGAGCATTTCCATTTCATATTGGGGACAGTGGGCATGTGAAGGCAATTAAAGCTACGTAACCACTGTGATCGAGGACCGAATAGATTATGCAAGGACTCGGCAGAAACACCTTGGACTATGTATAAGCTACTACTATTATTAGTGCTGCTGCTGCTACTGCTCAAAAAGGGGTACCCTTGAAAAGGGCAGTCTACTCTAATAAAAACTCTTCAGATCGGTGTGCCGTTGTATTTCTAGACTTCTTTAATGAGTGGATGCTTGAAgagttcttatttttctttaaccTACAATCCTGTTCTGGTTTTTTCTCTGATTAAGTGGCATTACATAAGATGTACAACCAACCAAATGTGAGAATTATCGTAACAGATTTGGGAAGAGGTGACGTCGCGGGAAGGCAGCTTTGGTCATTCCTCGGGACCCAAACAGGTTAGCGTTAAGCTCGCAGAAACATTGACCAACAGTTCCATACAAATAGCCATTAATATCCTGGAATCATACCTGAAAGTGTAAGTTCCCAGACGGGCAGCATGCCAACAATAAGGTACgtgatccatatatatatatataaccatggAAGGAGATCATGTAGGGAACAGTTTCACCCCTGAGATACAAGCCATGAGTGACCTAGATTTTATATTCTGTatcattaaaaaagataaacagAAGTATTCCATACGTGCAGGGCACCATTGCCCAGTAATATTCATACattaacgagagagagagagagagagagagagagagacccacCGCTGTGAAGCTCCGGCTTCGGTGCGTATAGATTGGGTTCTGATCGGATCATAGTTTTCAAATGCTATAAATAGGATATTGTGACGTTAATATTGTTTATCATTTTATGGATCGAGTAGCGAGGATACATTACCCATTAGAGCGGTTGATGCAAATGACGTGATCAAGAGTTAAATCTCCAAACTGTTAGGTCCTTTTGCAAGTTATAAGTAGCTGCACGTACAAATTTAGACAAATAAATAACGATCATGTGATAATAACGACATCGGCATGGCAGTGCAAGATGAGTACCCTCTCAAGATTAGGTCTCGATCCTTATCCAAACACTCCGAAGACAAAAACGTTCCCTGTTGCTAGGTGGTCAGAGTTTCACGTGTCACCATCCACTTCAATAGTGCCAGTGCGGGTCGTCCTCGTCTTCTTCGATCGTCAAATGAacccaaaaagagagagagagagagagagagccgttCCATCCCCTAATTTTCTGTCcgaataattttttacattctaaaGAGACGacaggtcccgtttggatataaactcttatttcatcattataatttttttaaatttttatataaaatataataaataatttaacttttttaaatattaaaataataaaataatattataataatattttattcaacttatctccAAAAAATTCCTAAATTTTACATTATCTTATGTTATTTAGAACTTTATCATCAAATATTGCAGAACCCACGTATTAACGTGATCTATCTGGTAAAACTAGCCAGAAGACGTGTCTCAATTCGCTCCAAATGACATATTTATTCGGACAGAATCGTATGTTCCTGGTCAAAGATAATGCATTCAGAACCCATTGCGAGTAGAAACCATTTCCTAGCTTCTCAAACTTTGTAGCCAATTATTTGCAAGCAATTGTTATCATCCTGATTAGCTCAAAGGCTTATCCAAATTATTATGATCCTAGAACTTTTGGATTAATGGCTGAGGCTTTAACAATAATAGAGTGTGGAAGGCAAACCGACTGGTCGAAATCTGTCAACTGCAACGAAGAAATACAATGACCAAGGCAAATATCCATCACACAATCTAGCAAACAAGGAACATGTTCTATCTACTTCTGTATGACTTGCTGTTTCAAAAAGTCCACAAGGCCGTAAGAACATAAAGACTCAAGAAGTACCTCCAcagatattaattaattagagtgcACTCTTCCTGAATGT
Above is a genomic segment from Juglans microcarpa x Juglans regia isolate MS1-56 chromosome 1D, Jm3101_v1.0, whole genome shotgun sequence containing:
- the LOC121267574 gene encoding two-component response regulator-like PRR37 isoform X3 — translated: MQMNNNGPVTKELAELNHQMQDERKEMRVGVTGEGQGLSEEDEYQINKDAEDVDVGQSEAVQDKAHAPDVFQSSQQQPQGPVVRWERFLPRRSLQVLLVENDDSTRQVVSALLRNCGYEVTAVENGLQAWKILEDLTTHIDLVLTEVVLPCLSGIGLLCKIMSHKTCKNIPVIMMSSYDSMNIVFKCLSKGAVDFLAKPIRKNELKNLWQHVWRKCHSSSDSGSESGIHTQKSTKLKSGEESDNNTGSNDEDDIGSIDLNVRGGSDTGSGTQTSWTKRAAEVDTPQPMSPWEELDDPPDSTCAQVIPSRTEAFGNNWVPVTATREHEGQDHELDLEIGISRIPNLQLENPSAKGLTNLAGTSEEKISEMNSKKDNEKLQKGRVELNSEKPNGETRNQADDLVGLISNDTDPQIEPVVFDIPNGISKVSNLKDKTIFDNKEIPSLELSLKRLRDFGDTGTSAHDRNVLRHSDLSAFSRYNFASNAIQAPTGNVGSSSPHNSSEAEKTESPQKFRSNSNSTHPNQCSNGSSSNNNDMGSTTNNVYTKQVAFSDKPTPNSAFKYLRPSSAFQPVQNGHTSPTQPIIQGKTDAAIASTVSAQTRDIKQPVQVQHHHHHYHHHHHHVHNMPQQKLASQDDLSSKNIAVEAPQCGSSNILSAPLEGKAGYQSMHGNGSGSNHGSNGQNGSITDLNARGTNMESDNGVAGKGGVSDVTGFATRSGIDTNHSAQREAALNKFRQKRKERCFEKKVRYQSRKKLADQRPRIRGQFVRQAVHKKESKDTHC
- the LOC121267574 gene encoding two-component response regulator-like PRR37 isoform X2, with protein sequence MNNNGPVTKELAELNHQMQDERKEMRVGVTGEGQGLSEEDEYQINKDAEDVDVGQSEAVQDKAHAPDVFQSSQQQPQGPVVRWERFLPRRSLQVLLVENDDSTRQVVSALLRNCGYEVTAVENGLQAWKILEDLTTHIDLVLTEVVLPCLSGIGLLCKIMSHKTCKNIPVIMMSSYDSMNIVFKCLSKGAVDFLAKPIRKNELKNLWQHVWRKCHSSSDSGSESGIHTQKSTKLKSGEESDNNTGSNDEDDIGSIDLNVRGGSDTGSGTQTSWTKRAAEVDTPQPMSPWEELDDPPDSTCAQVIPSRTEAFGNNWVPVTATREHEGQDHELDLEIGISRIPNLQLENPSAKGLTNLAGTSEEKISEMNSKKDNEKLQKGRVELNSEKPNGETRNQADDLVGLISNDTDPQIEPVVFDIPNGISKVSNLKDKTIFDNKEIPSLELSLKRLRDFGDTGTSAHDRNVLRHSDLSAFSRYNFASNAIQAPTGNVGSSSPHNSSEAEKTESPQKFRSNSNSTHPNQCSNGSSSNNNDMGSTTNNVYTKQVAFSDKPTPNSAFKYLRPSSAFQPVQNGHTSPTQPIIQGKTDAAIASTVSAQTRDIKQPVQVQHHHHHYHHHHHHVHNMPQQKLASQDDLSSKNIAVEAPQCGSSNILSAPLEGKAGYQSMHGNGSGSNHGSNGQNGSITDLNARGTNMESDNGVAGKGGVSDVTGFATRSGIDTNHSAQREAALNKFRQKRKERCFEKKYNLHFYDFGGDTREISLYIIFSRSDTRAGRNWQIRDHEFEDNLFDRQCTRRKARTHIANLTCPIFWNFLHDIDTSCVHEGMEHFHFILGTVGM
- the LOC121267574 gene encoding two-component response regulator-like PRR37 isoform X4 gives rise to the protein MNNNGPVTKELAELNHQMQDERKEMRVGVTGEGQGLSEEDEYQINKDAEDVDVGQSEAVQDKAHAPDVFQSSQQQPQGPVVRWERFLPRRSLQVLLVENDDSTRQVVSALLRNCGYEVTAVENGLQAWKILEDLTTHIDLVLTEVVLPCLSGIGLLCKIMSHKTCKNIPVIMMSSYDSMNIVFKCLSKGAVDFLAKPIRKNELKNLWQHVWRKCHSSSDSGSESGIHTQKSTKLKSGEESDNNTGSNDEDDIGSIDLNVRGGSDTGSGTQTSWTKRAAEVDTPQPMSPWEELDDPPDSTCAQVIPSRTEAFGNNWVPVTATREHEGQDHELDLEIGISRIPNLQLENPSAKGLTNLAGTSEEKISEMNSKKDNEKLQKGRVELNSEKPNGETRNQADDLVGLISNDTDPQIEPVVFDIPNGISKVSNLKDKTIFDNKEIPSLELSLKRLRDFGDTGTSAHDRNVLRHSDLSAFSRYNFASNAIQAPTGNVGSSSPHNSSEAEKTESPQKFRSNSNSTHPNQCSNGSSSNNNDMGSTTNNVYTKQVAFSDKPTPNSAFKYLRPSSAFQPVQNGHTSPTQPIIQGKTDAAIASTVSAQTRDIKQPVQVQHHHHHYHHHHHHVHNMPQQKLASQDDLSSKNIAVEAPQCGSSNILSAPLEGKAGYQSMHGNGSGSNHGSNGQNGSITDLNARGTNMESDNGVAGKGGVSDVTGFATRSGIDTNHSAQREAALNKFRQKRKERCFEKKVRYQSRKKLADQRPRIRGQFVRQAVHKKESKDTHC
- the LOC121267574 gene encoding two-component response regulator-like PRR37 isoform X1: MQMNNNGPVTKELAELNHQMQDERKEMRVGVTGEGQGLSEEDEYQINKDAEDVDVGQSEAVQDKAHAPDVFQSSQQQPQGPVVRWERFLPRRSLQVLLVENDDSTRQVVSALLRNCGYEVTAVENGLQAWKILEDLTTHIDLVLTEVVLPCLSGIGLLCKIMSHKTCKNIPVIMMSSYDSMNIVFKCLSKGAVDFLAKPIRKNELKNLWQHVWRKCHSSSDSGSESGIHTQKSTKLKSGEESDNNTGSNDEDDIGSIDLNVRGGSDTGSGTQTSWTKRAAEVDTPQPMSPWEELDDPPDSTCAQVIPSRTEAFGNNWVPVTATREHEGQDHELDLEIGISRIPNLQLENPSAKGLTNLAGTSEEKISEMNSKKDNEKLQKGRVELNSEKPNGETRNQADDLVGLISNDTDPQIEPVVFDIPNGISKVSNLKDKTIFDNKEIPSLELSLKRLRDFGDTGTSAHDRNVLRHSDLSAFSRYNFASNAIQAPTGNVGSSSPHNSSEAEKTESPQKFRSNSNSTHPNQCSNGSSSNNNDMGSTTNNVYTKQVAFSDKPTPNSAFKYLRPSSAFQPVQNGHTSPTQPIIQGKTDAAIASTVSAQTRDIKQPVQVQHHHHHYHHHHHHVHNMPQQKLASQDDLSSKNIAVEAPQCGSSNILSAPLEGKAGYQSMHGNGSGSNHGSNGQNGSITDLNARGTNMESDNGVAGKGGVSDVTGFATRSGIDTNHSAQREAALNKFRQKRKERCFEKKYNLHFYDFGGDTREISLYIIFSRSDTRAGRNWQIRDHEFEDNLFDRQCTRRKARTHIANLTCPIFWNFLHDIDTSCVHEGMEHFHFILGTVGM
- the LOC121267574 gene encoding two-component response regulator-like PRR37 isoform X5, which codes for MSSYDSMNIVFKCLSKGAVDFLAKPIRKNELKNLWQHVWRKCHSSSDSGSESGIHTQKSTKLKSGEESDNNTGSNDEDDIGSIDLNVRGGSDTGSGTQTSWTKRAAEVDTPQPMSPWEELDDPPDSTCAQVIPSRTEAFGNNWVPVTATREHEGQDHELDLEIGISRIPNLQLENPSAKGLTNLAGTSEEKISEMNSKKDNEKLQKGRVELNSEKPNGETRNQADDLVGLISNDTDPQIEPVVFDIPNGISKVSNLKDKTIFDNKEIPSLELSLKRLRDFGDTGTSAHDRNVLRHSDLSAFSRYNFASNAIQAPTGNVGSSSPHNSSEAEKTESPQKFRSNSNSTHPNQCSNGSSSNNNDMGSTTNNVYTKQVAFSDKPTPNSAFKYLRPSSAFQPVQNGHTSPTQPIIQGKTDAAIASTVSAQTRDIKQPVQVQHHHHHYHHHHHHVHNMPQQKLASQDDLSSKNIAVEAPQCGSSNILSAPLEGKAGYQSMHGNGSGSNHGSNGQNGSITDLNARGTNMESDNGVAGKGGVSDVTGFATRSGIDTNHSAQREAALNKFRQKRKERCFEKKYNLHFYDFGGDTREISLYIIFSRSDTRAGRNWQIRDHEFEDNLFDRQCTRRKARTHIANLTCPIFWNFLHDIDTSCVHEGMEHFHFILGTVGM